From Thermoleophilum album:
GAGTAGCGTCTCCATGCCCAGCACACCCCAGTAACGGCTGCGCCAGAGACCGACGGCGGTCACCGCCAGAAGCGCCGTCGCGGCGAGGCTGCCGGCGGTCTTGCCGGGGGTGTCGGGGTCGTAGGCGGCCACGAGCGCGACGAGGTTCGCGACCGCCAAGAGCGACGCCACCGCCGCAGCGACCGTGACCGCCCGCGGGCGCGCGCTGGCGCGCGAAGCGGCTCCTCGCTCCGACGGCCCGCTGGAACGGTTGCCGCTCACTCACCGCCTCCCGAGGGCCGAACGTAGCTCGCTGGCGGCGCGTTCGGGGTCGTCGGCATCGCAAATGGCACGTACCACGGCGATTCTGCGAGCTCCGGCGGCGACCACCGAGTGCACGCTAGCGCGATCGATGCCTCCGATCGCGAACCACGGACGTCCCGACGCGTGGCGGGCAGCGTGACGCACGTAGGCGAGTCCAGCGGCCGGGCGCCCTGGTTTCGTGGGCGTTGCGAACACCGGGCCGACGCTGATCTCGTCCACCGGTTCACGCAGCGCGCGCTCGAGCTGCTGCGGAGAGTGGGTCGAGAGCCCGACCAAGAGGTCGTTGCCGACGATGCGCCGGACCTCACGCGGTGGAAGGTCGTCCTGCCCCACGTGTACGCCGTCAGCACCCGCCGCCAGGGCGAGATCCGGACGGTCGTTGATCCACAGCAGCGCGCCGAAGCGCTGACAGAGCTGCCGACAGACTTCGGCTGCGGCTAGCACCTCCTCGTCAGGCAGCGACTTCTCGCGTACCTGCACCATGTCGACGCCGCCTCGCAACGCGGCTTCGACAAGCGTCGCGAGATCGTGTTTGCGCGGCTTGGTTGGACAGATCAGGTAGAGGTGTGCTGCCTCCAGGCGCTTTCGCCGCTCGCTCGCACGCATCACCGACTGCTCGCGCCGCCCGTCGAGGTGAGGGGTGCACGAGCGGCAGGTCGGGCGACGCGCGTGCGGTTGCGCTTGTAGAACGCGCGCACGGCTTCGAATTGCGGACGCGCGCGGCCGCGGAGGTCGACAAGGCCGAGGTCGAAAAAGGCCCACTGGCTCCTCCGGGGCGGTGACACGAGCGTGTAGTACAGGTGCGCCCTGACGCGCGGGTTGCGGAGAGCGATCTCGAACGACCGGTAGGTGTAGAGGTAGCGGGACCGGGGCGAGCGCAACATCCGCCGCCCGCTCGAGAAGTAGCCGAACTCGGTGAGATAGATAGGGATCTTCCTGTCGCTCGCCGCTTTCAAGCGGCGGCGTCGCTGCAGGGCATCGAGTGCCGACGCCAGTCTGCCGAGGGTGCCGATCGTGACGTTGTCTGCGCCCGGGAACCGGTAGGTCGGTGCGTGCGCGAAGTCGTAGGGGTGGTGTGCATAACCGTCGGTCGAGAGCGCTGGGCAGCGCTTCGAGCGCAAGCGGTAGCGCCGATCGACACAGAGAAGGCGACGCAGAAAGTCGAGCGGAGCGATCGACAAACCGCGCCGCGCATAGGGAGCCGTCTCGCCGATCAGAACCTTCGCACCCGGATCGACGCGCTTGATCGCCGCCCAGCCGGCGCGATAGAGGTTGCGGTAGAGGGTCGGTGTCGACCGCAGTGGTGCGAGCCACGTGGCCCAGTTCGGCTCGTTCCAGATCGAGTAGCGGTCGACACGCCCGGCGAAGTGCGCTGCAACGGCCGCGGCGAACTGGCCGAAGTAGCGCGCGTTCGGTTTGTACGGACCGACACGCCGATTGCCGGTCGCGAAGGCCGGTGCCGGTCCCTGCAAGCTCAGGTGCACACGGATGCCATAGCGGGCGGCGTGCGCGACGAGGTCGTCCCAGGCGCCGAACGAATAGCTTGGCGACGGCGGCGCAGTTTTCGCTCGCTGCTGTTCGGGAGGTAGCGTCCACGCCCACGCCATCCCCACGCGCAGACGGGTAACGCCGATGCTGCGGGCGAGCCGGAAGGCGCGGTCGCGGTCGAACCACTTGCGCTCCAAGAACACCGCGTCGTCCTGCACAGCGATCTCGAGTCCCCGCGCCGCGTGCGCAGGCGTAGTGTCACTCGCCGCGAGCGCGATGACGGCGAGCGCTAGAGCTACAGCAGTTCGGGGTCGAAAGCCCAAGGTCGAAAGGCAGAGATCGGAAACGTGGCGTCGCGGCTGCGATCGCAGTAACGGTGCGACGTTAACACGCCACCCTCCGGCCGAGGTGCTGCCCCGCCCTTCGTTCGGGCGGTGCGCCGCTAGCGGCGCACCGCCCGCTTGTAGCGCGTCAGCCCGGCGGCGCGAATGCGGAACTTGCGTTTGGTCGCGTTCGCGACGCGCAGCGTCTTGCGGAAATAGCCGTAACGGTTGACCTTGGTCCGCGCCGCGACGCGGTAGCTGCGACCCGACGACACCGCGATCTCGACCGTCGCTCCGGGGCGCTGCGGTCGCGTGCGGCCGAACACCTCGACCCTCCCGCGCGAGTACTCGCGGACGAAGACCGGGAAGCGGAAGGCGAGGTACACGCCTGGCTTCTCGCGGCCGTCGTGGAAGCGCAGTCCCTGCTGAAAGCCCGACCAGCGCACGACCGGCGAGCGCGAGGGTCGTGGCGCCTCGTCGAGCAGCACGTACTGCGAGTAGCTCACGACCCGCGAGTTGCGGAACGCAAGCCACTCGGATTCGTCCATGTAGCCCGGCACGCGCGCGATCGGAAACTGGTAGGGATCGGGCGGGTTGGTCTGGAAACCGAACTCGGTGATCCAGATCGGCAACCGCTTCGGCAGCTTGCCGCGACGTGCGAGCGCGTCGAGGGTCCGCACCAGCCGCGAGAGCTGCGCGATCGCGGCGTCGTCACGGCTCGGCAGACGGCCGTAGATGCCGCCGCGCGGGACGTAGGGGTGGTAGGCGATGCCCGACGTCTTCAGTCGCCCCACCCGTCCGCAGCCGCGCGCTTTCGCGGCACGACCGCGGTATTGGCGGTAGCGGCTGTCGAGGCAGAACATCTCGCGCAGGAACTCGAGCGGCGATATGCGCGTTGGCGATCGCCGCGAGCTCGACCCGAACGGCACAAGCTCGCCGAAGAGAAGCGTGTCGCGGCTGTGCCCGGACGCCTCGAGTCCGGCGACGAAGGCGCTGTACAGGCGCCGGTAGATGGTCGGCGCGAGCGGCACGCCGGAGCTCGACCGCTGCGGCCCGAGCCACGAGCGCAGGTTCGGCTCGTTCCAGGCCGACCAGATCGTCACCCGCGGAATGCCGGGGTAGGCGCCCGAGTACCGGCGTCCCACCGCATAGACGAAGTCGCGGTAGGCGGAGGGGTCGGGACGCCAGCTACCGGGCTGGGACGAGGTGCCTTTGGCTGCCCACCGTGGTGCCT
This genomic window contains:
- the thiE gene encoding thiamine phosphate synthase — translated: MRASERRKRLEAAHLYLICPTKPRKHDLATLVEAALRGGVDMVQVREKSLPDEEVLAAAEVCRQLCQRFGALLWINDRPDLALAAGADGVHVGQDDLPPREVRRIVGNDLLVGLSTHSPQQLERALREPVDEISVGPVFATPTKPGRPAAGLAYVRHAARHASGRPWFAIGGIDRASVHSVVAAGARRIAVVRAICDADDPERAASELRSALGRR